The Paracoccus sp. MA genome contains a region encoding:
- a CDS encoding BolA family transcriptional regulator, with the protein MIADEMRERLAELQPSRLEIIDESESHRGHGGWQEGGETHFRIRMASARFAGLGHVARHRLVHAALGDIVPRIHALALELAEN; encoded by the coding sequence ATGATTGCCGACGAGATGCGTGAAAGACTGGCCGAACTGCAGCCCTCGCGGCTGGAGATCATCGACGAAAGCGAAAGCCATCGCGGCCATGGCGGCTGGCAAGAGGGCGGCGAGACGCATTTCCGCATCCGCATGGCCAGCGCCCGCTTTGCGGGGCTGGGCCATGTCGCGCGGCATCGGCTGGTGCATGCCGCCTTGGGCGACATCGTGCCGCGCATCCATGCGCTGGCGCTGGAACTGGCGGAAAACTGA
- a CDS encoding J domain-containing protein, whose product MSNSDPFGFDISAAADKKRRAKGRRGMSGAFETSTRRCDKEGCNQPGQYRAPKSPRALDEYYWFCKEHVREYNLNWNYFQGQSEAEFQEFLDNATVWERPTKPFGRAAQEQKWARHGIDDPLEILGANGTNPELRNRTARKLPPTERRALEILEAKETWTRAEIRKQYKSLVKDLHPDMNGGDRSDEERLQEVVWAWDQIKDSRSFKD is encoded by the coding sequence ATGAGCAACAGCGACCCGTTCGGATTCGACATTTCCGCTGCCGCGGACAAGAAGCGCCGCGCCAAGGGCCGGCGCGGCATGTCCGGCGCCTTCGAGACCTCGACGCGGCGGTGCGACAAGGAGGGCTGCAACCAGCCCGGCCAGTATCGCGCGCCGAAATCGCCGCGGGCGCTGGACGAATACTACTGGTTCTGCAAGGAGCACGTGCGCGAATACAACCTGAACTGGAACTATTTCCAGGGCCAGTCCGAGGCCGAGTTCCAGGAGTTCCTGGACAATGCCACGGTCTGGGAACGGCCGACCAAGCCCTTCGGCCGGGCGGCGCAGGAACAGAAATGGGCGCGCCACGGCATCGACGACCCGCTGGAGATCCTGGGCGCGAACGGCACCAATCCCGAGCTGCGCAACCGCACCGCCCGGAAGCTGCCGCCGACCGAACGCCGGGCGCTGGAGATCCTCGAGGCCAAGGAGACCTGGACGCGGGCCGAGATCCGCAAGCAGTACAAGTCGCTGGTCAAGGACCTGCATCCCGACATGAACGGCGGCGACCGCTCGGACGAAGAGCGCCTGCAGGAGGTGGTCTGGGCCTGGGACCAGATCAAGGACAGCCGCAGCTTCAAGGACTGA